The genomic window AAGTTGTCAGCCAGATGATTCCATTGTTGATAATGGACTAACAGATACAAATGTGGATGCTTCTTTTACGATTACTCCTGTAGAAGGTAAAGTTAATACCTACAAACTAAGTGCTCAGACAAACGGAGTTCTAAAATCTTTATGGGACACAGGTGCTGGAGAATATGCAGGTAAAATGGAAGAAGAAATATCACTGCCAGATGCAGGAACTTATGCGATCAAACATACTGCAATTGGTAAAGGAGGAGGAACAGCAACAGCTTCAAAAGATGTGGTAGTTACAACTTCAGATCCGTTGAAAGGAAATTTAGTGCAAGGTGGTTCTTTCGCTACAGCAGAAGATCAGGCAAAATGGAGCATTTTAAATCTTAGTGCTACTGGTGCTGCTTTTTGGTCATTTGCAAATAGTAGCGCTACAATTCACTCTCCGGGAGGTTGGGCGCAAGAAGGAATTTATCAGGCAATTGATGTTGTGAAAGATAAAGAATATACCATAAATATGCGTGTTTCAAGTCCGAGCGGCTCTGATGAAACTTGGTTTGAAGTATATGCAGGTAAATCTGCGCCACAGTCTGGTGTTGAGTACAAAGACAACAAAGTAATGGGACTAAGCACTTGGGATGGTTGTGCAAAAGCAGGTTTCTCTGGAATGCTGTCTACTGTAGGATGTGTAAAAAACGATCAGACAGGAACGGTTTCAAATGTGGTAAAATTTGCTGAAACAGGAAAAATCTATTTATTAATCCGTTCTGGTGGAAATACTTTCACCAAAGACGGAATTACAGTTTCAAAAATCGAATTACGAGGAAAATAAAGAGTTAAGTTAAGTTTAAGTTTGGTTGTAAATAGCCCATAATCATTATGAGTATGGGCTATTTTTTAAATTCTTTAAAAGAGATTAAAAATCTGTTTTAGATTTCTCCAAAACTTCAATTAAAAACAATAATAATTGGGAGCGAATGAAAAAAAATAGTCTAAATATTTTATGCCTTTTGTTAACTGTTGCAGCTATTGCACAACAGCCAAAAACAAAAAAAGAATTTACAACCAATGGCAAAAAAATAACCGTTTACACTACCGCAGAGAACTCAAAGTTACGATTAACTTCAACAGATAATTTGACTTTTTCTGCAGCAAAACAACCTCTTGAAACAGAGTTTTCGGTTTTTATAGAGCCAGCAAAAAAGTTTCAGACTTTTATGGGAATCGGCGGTGCAATTACAGACGCAAGTGCCGAAATATTTGCTAAACTTTCAAAAGAAAAACAAGCAGAATTCTTAAACGCTTATTACGATCAGCAAAAAGGTATTGGCTATTCTTTGCTAAGAACAACTATTCAAAGTTCCGATTTTAGCAGTGGAAGCTATTCCTATATCGAAGAAGGCGACAAAGATTTGAAAACTTTTTCTATTGATCATGATAAGCAATATCGTATTCCTTTAATAAAACAAGCTATTCAAAAAGCAGGCGGAAAGCTGCCAACTTATGCAGCGCCTTGGTCGCCAAATGCTTTTATGAAAAGTAATAAAAATGTACTAAAAGGCGGCACACTGCTTCCAGAATACTATCAGACATGGGCAAATTTCTATGCAAAATTTATAAAAGCATACGAAAAAGAAGGCATCCCGATTTGGGGAACTTCTACGCAAAATGAACCTATGGCAGTTCAAACTTGGGAATCTTGTATTTATACCGCAGAAGCTGAAAGAGATTTTATTAAAAATTATCTTGGACCTACGTTGAAAAAAGAGAATCTGGGTAATAAAAAAATCATTGTTTGGGATCATAACCGCGATTTAATGAATTACCGTGCCAATGTAATTTACTCTGATCCAGAAGCTGCGAAATATGTTTGGGGAATGGGATTTCACTGGTATGAAACGTGGTCTGGCGGCGCGCCGATGTTTGATAATGTTGCTAAAGTAAATGAAGCATATCCAGACAAAAAATTAATGTTTACAGAAGGATGCGTAGAAAAATTTGATGCATCAAAATATCAATTCTGGGGTAATGCAGAACGTTACGGAATCAATATGATTAACGATTTCAATAACGGAACGGTAGCTTGGACAGATTGGAATATTTTATTAGATCAAAATGGAGGACCTAATCACGTTGGCAATTTCTGCTTTGCACCAATACATGCCGATACAACCACTGGAGAATTAATTTATACTCCTTCTTTTTATTACATTGGGCACTTTTCTAAATTCATACGTCCAAATGCGGTAAGAGTAAGTACTGCGGTCAGCAGAAGCGCACTGTTAAGCACATCATTTTTAAATACTGATGGAACTATGGCAACAGTTGTTATGAACCAGTCAGAAAATGAGCTTACTTATAATTTGATTATTGGAGCGGCAAAAGCGGTAGTTAAAATTCCGCCTAGAGCTATACAAACGCTTGTTTATTAATATTTTGTAGTAAAGTAAAGCAGAGGGCCAATTTGAATCATCCTTATTGGTCTTCTCTTACTTTTAATTTAAAAACAATATGAAAGCCACAACTCAAATAGTGCTGTCAGCCTTTATACTAATACAATTAAGCTGTTTTTCCTCAAAACTTACAGCTCATAAAAACAATGCTTCATCGCAGAAAAACAACAAAATAAAGGTTTATACAACTGCCGAAAACACCAATTGGAAATTGTCATTATCTAATGATTTAATTTCGAATAACAACAGTACACAACAAAAAACTTCAACAGTATCCATTATTGTAAATACTGAAAAAACAGATCAGACTTTCCTCGGAATTGGCGGTGCAATTACAGACGCAACTGCAGAAGTTTTCGCCAGATTATCTCCTAAAAAACAAAAGGAATTTTTAAATGCCTACTACGACAAAAAAAATGGTATTGGCTATACTTTAGCGAGAACCAATATTCACAGCTGTGATTTTAGCAGCGAAAGCTATACTTATATTGCTGAAGGAGATAAGGATTTGAGAACCTTCACTATTGATCACGATCGAAAATATAGAATTCCATTAATTAAAAAAGCAATTGAAACAGCCGGCGGAAAACTAACATTATTTGTAAGCCCATGGAGTCCCCCAGCTTTTATGAAAGACAATAATGATATTTTGCACGGCGGCGTTTTGCTGCCTGAATTTGCACCATCTTGGGCATTGTATTATGCAAAATTTATAAAAGCCTACGAAAAAGAAGGGATTCCAATTTGGGGTTTAACAGTTCAAAATGAACCAATGGCCAGACAAAGCTGGGAATCTTGCATTTATACTCCAGAAGCAGAAAGGGATTTTCTTAAAAATCATCTTGGTCCAACTTTAGAAAAAGAAGGATTAGGTTCTAAAAATGTCATTATTTGGGATCACAACAGAGGAGATATGCTGGAGAAACGTGCTAATCTTGTTTTTTCAGATCCTGAGGTTTCTAAATACGCGTGGGGAATTGGATTTCATTGGTATGAAACCTGGAACGGAGGCCCGCCTCAATTTGAATCTGTAGCAAAGGTTCATGAAGCATTTCCAAACAAAAATTTAATATTTACAGAAGGCTGTATTGAAAAATTTGATGCAAAAAAATATCAGTTTTGGGGAAATGCAGAACGTTACGGAATCAATATGATTAATGATTTTAACAACGGAACAGCTGCGTGGACAGATTGGAATATTCTTTTAGACCAAAATGGAGGACCGAATCATGTGGGTAATTTTTGCTTTGCGCCCATTCATGCCGACACTACAGAAGATGAATTAATTATCACTCCAATGTACTATTATATTGGGCATTTCTCCAAATTTATTAGGCCAAATGCCAAAAGAGTATTGGAAACAATAAGTGATAAATCTTTATTGAGTACTTCTTTTAAAAATTCTGACGGACAATTGATTACTATCGTAATGAATCAATCTGAAAAAGAGATTGTTTATTCTTTAGAAAATCAAAACATAAAAAATACAATTACAATTCCGGCGCATGCTATACAGACAATTGTATATTAATTGTGCAAGCTAACTAAATAACCAAGAAAATGAAATTGAATATCAGTAATACAATAAAAGCATTTTTCTTTATGACAGCCGTAATGGCTCAGGTAAAATGCTCGTCTTCCAATGATGCTGTCGAGAATCCACCGGTAAATCCGCCAGTTGTAAACCCTCCTGTGGTTGTTACAAACGATGTTGATTTTTGGCTGACAAAAGGAGATCAAAGCGTTTTATTAGCAAAGCAGGCTGGTACATTAGGATTTGGTACATTACCAAACACGTATACCAATATTGAAGTTAAAGAATCTCAGAAATATCAAACGGTTGATGGTTTTGGATATACACTAACGGGTGGAAGTGTAGATGTTATAAATCAATTAAATGCGGCAAGAAGAACTGCCCTTATGCAGGAGTTATTTGGAACAGGAGAAAATTCAATTGGAGTAAGTTATATCAGGATCAGTATTGGCGCATCAGATTTAAATGCAGAACCTTTTACTTATAATGATCTTGCAACGGGAGAAACAGATTTGAGTCTGGCTAAATTTAGTTTAGAAAAAGATAAAAACCTGATTGCAATGCTGAAAGAAATTCTGGCCATTAATCCTAAAATCTTAATTTTAGCAACACCTTGGTCTGCACCACTTTGGATGAAAGACATAAACAGTTTTAAAGGCGGTAAATTGAAAGCAGAATATTATGATGTTTACGCAAAATATTTTGTAAAATACATCCAGCAGATGAAAGCAGAGGGAATTACGATCGATGCGGTAACGCCTCAAAACGAACCTCTTCACGACGGAAATAATCCAAGTATGTATATGTCTGCAATAGACCAGACGAACTTTATTAAAAATAATTTAGGGCCGGCATTCAAAACGGCAAATCTAAAGGTAAAAATTATCGCTTACGACCACAATTGCGATAATCCTAATTATCCTAAAGCTGTTTTGGCAGATGCCGATGCGTTTCCTTTTGTAGACGGTTCAGCATTTCACCTTTATGCGGGAGATATTAGTGCTTTAACCAATGTTTATAATTCGTATCCCACTAAAAATGTATATTTCACAGAACAATGGACATCGTCTGAAGGACAGTTTGCGGGCGACTTAAAATGGCATCTTCGAAATGTAATTATAGGTTCAATGAGAAATTACAGTAAAAATGCTTTGGAATGGAATGTAGCTAATAATGCCAATTTTGGTCCGCATACAGATGGAGGCTGTACCATGTGTAAAGGCGCTATTACAATTACATCTTCAGATAGTTATCAGCGAAATGTAGCGTATTATATTATTGCGCATGCTTCTAAATTTGTTCCAATGGGTTCTATTAGAATTGAAAGTAATTCAGGAGGAAATTTACAAAACGCCGCATTTATTACACCTTCTGGATCTAAAGTTTTGATTGTTGAAAATGATGGATCGGCAACAGAAACCTTCAATATTAAATTTAACGGAAAGTGGGTTGCAACTTCTCTAGAAGCAGGATCAGTTGGAACTTATACTTGGAAATAAAAAGGTTTAAATTAATCTATTTTGACTTTAATAATAATAAAAGCAAAAAATAGACAAATTATATCTATATTGATATTCAATTTATTAACTATAACCAACTTAAATAAACTATGAAAATGATCAACCTTGTAAATAGGGCTGGTGTGTTTACACTAATCTTATTATTTGTATTTCAATCTTGCAGCAGTAATAACGATGGCGGAGGAGACGACGCTCCGGTTTCGGCAGCGCCGACAAATCTTTCTGTTCAGGTTGAAGTTGTTGGAAAAACAGCAGAAAATCCTAATGGGGACGGAAGCGGAAAAATTCAATTGACGATGAATGCTGCAAATGCAACATCTTATAAAGTTTCAATCAATAATGAACTGAAAGAAGTTACAACGGGCAGTTTAACCTACGAATTTACAGGTTCTGGAACACAAACTTTTCCAATTATTGTTTCGGCTTATAATGGTGGGAAATTTATTAGCAGTTCAACTTCTGTCACTATTTATATAGCAAGAAAAGTAATCTGGTCAGACGAATTTAATGTTGACGGTGCGCCAGATTCTTCAAAATGGGGTTACAATACAGGAACTGGTAACGGCTGGGGAAATAATGAATTACAATATTACACCAACCGATCTGAAAATGTAAAAATTGAAGGAGGAGTTCTTAAAATAACGGCAATCAAAGAAAATTACTTAGGCAGTCAATATACTTCTACAAGAATGCTCACGAAAGGTAAATTTTCATTCAAATACGGAAGAGCAGAAGTTCGAGCAAAATTACCAGCTGGTGGTGGAACCTGGCCTGCATTCTGGCTGCTTGGAGATAATATTGATACCGCTGGATGGCCTGCCTGCGGCGAAATTGATATTTTAGAATCAGTTGGAAACAACCCGAATGTAATTCATTCCTCTCTTCATTCTCCAGGGCGTTCTGGAAATACTCCTGACACAAAAACTACAACTGCTCCAAACTCAACTACAGAATTTCATATTTATGCGGCAGAATGGAGTGCTGAGAATATTAAATTTTATGTAGATGATAATTTATTCTATACTTACAAAAATTCAAGTACAACTCCGTTTAACCAAAAATTCTTTATCATTCTAAATTTTGCAATGGGAGGAAACTTTGGAGGAGCTGTAGATCCAAATTTTACAAATGCAACCTACGAAGTTGATTATGTAAGGGTGTATAATTAACATAACTTTTAAATAGATTTTTTTCTGTAAAGCTTGGGAAAAACTAGCTTTACAGATCAAAATTTTTTTAACATGAAAAAGATAAACAAACTTGTTTTCGCAGTAATGCTGCTTTTAGCTGTAAACTCATTTTATGGTCAGAATTTAAAAATCATGACCTACAATATCCGCTTAGATGTTGCTTCAGATGGAGAAAACGCCTGGCCAAAGCGAAAAGATTATTTTACTTCTCAAATTCGTTTTTACAGCCCGGATATTTTTGGAGTGCAGGAAGCAACACCCAATCAAGTTATTGATATAGCATCGGCTCTGCCAAATTATAACAAATTTGGAATCGGCAGAGAAGAAGGAGGTTTGGGAGAAGCTTCTTCGATTTACTATAAAAAAGATCGTTTTAAAGTAGAGCAATCCAATACTTTTTGGTTGTCAGAAACGCCAAATGTGGTTTCAAGAGGATGGGATGCAGCTTGTAACAGAGTTTGTACTTACGGTCTTTTTAAAGATTTAAAAACCAAGAAAACGTTTTGGGTTTTTAATCTTCATTTAGATCATATGGGAGAAGTTGCCCGAGTAAAAGGTGTCGAACTTGTTCTTTCTAAAATAAAAGAAATAAATACTAAAAACTATCCCGCTTTTTTAATGGGAGATTTTAACTCAGAACCTGAGACTAAACAAATTGTCGAGATCAAAAAAGTAATGGATGATACCAAAGATGTTTCAAAAGAAAAACCTTTTGGACCTTCAGGAACTTTCAACGACTTTAAGCATAATGAACCCGTAACATTATTATTAGATTACATCTTTATATCAAAAAATAGCGGACTTAATATTCAGAAACATGCAGTTCTAAGTGATTCTAAAGATTTAAAATATCCGTCGGATCATTTACCTGTTTTAATAGAAATAGATTAAATGAAAAACATCAGTAAAAAACTTCAAATCCTAGTTTTACTGCCTGTAATAGCCATGCAGTTCAATTGCGGATCTTCAAAAAATGTTACAGCTAATTCGGGAAAAGTTGAATCTTGGATGACTACTTCAGACGAGACTTCAAAACTCAAAAAACAGCCTGATTTAGTTTTTAGTTCAGAGGCAAATTCAAATCAGACAATTGAGGTAAATCCTGCGGAGAAATTTCAAATCATAGAAGGTTTCGGGTTTTCATTAACCGGCGGAAGTGCTCAGGCAATTATAAAACTAGACAAACCAAAGAGAGAAGCTTTGCTTCAGGAATTGTTTTCTAGAAAAAATGATGCTATTGGTTTGAGTTATCTGCGAGTTAGTATTGGAGCATCAGATTTGAATGAGAAAGTTTTTTCGTATGATGATATGCCGGAAGGCCAGACCGATTTAAAATTGGAAAAATTTAATTTAGGACCAGATTTAGAAGATGTAATTCCAGTTTTAAAAGAAATTTTAGCCATAAATCCTAAGATTAAAATAATGGGTTCTCCGTGGTCGCCTCCAGTTTGGATGAAAGATAACGGAAGCTCAAAAGGCGGTAGTTTACAGCCCAAGTATTATCAGGTATATGCCGAATATTTTGTAAAATATATTCAGGCAATGAAATCGCATGGAATTGTTATTGATGCCATTACACCTCAAAACGAGCCTTTGCATCCAGGAAACAATCCAAGTTTATTGATGCTGGCAGAACAGCAGGCAGATTTTATAGGCAATCATTTAGGTCCCGCTTTTGCGAAAGCCAAAATCAAAACCAAAATTATTGTTTACGATCATAATTGCAACAAACCCGAATATCCTTTGACGATTTTAAAAGATCCAAAAGCAAATCCTTTTGTTGCTGGTTCAGCTTTTCATTTATACGAAGGAGATATTAGTGCTCTAACAACAGTTCATAATGCTTTTCCAGATAAAGATTTGTATTTTACCGAACAATATACAGGAACAGGAACAAATTTTGAAACTGACTTGAAATGGAGTGTCAAAAATGTAGTAATTGGTTCTATGCGTAACTGGAGTAAAAATGCACTTTCGTGGGGATTAGCCAATGATGAATTTTACAAACCTTTTACACCAGGAGGATGTTCGACTTGTAAAGGAGCGTTGATGATCGATCAAAACCAAAATATAAAAAGAGAAGTGGGATATTATATTATAGGACATGCTTCTAAATTTGTACCAGAAGGTTCAGTAAGAATAGCTAGTAATATAGTAGGAAATTTACACAATGTTTCTTTTAAAACTCCGTTAGGACAAATCGTTCTGATTGTAGAAAATGATGGAGCTTCGGCAGAAACTTTTAATATCAAATACAACCAAAAACAAACTTCAACCACACTAAACGCGGGTGCAGTAGCTACCTACGTTTGGTAAACAACTTAAACTTATGAAGAAAGTAACCACAATTACACTGTTGCTGTTTTCGCTTTTTGCGTCGGCACAACAGCAGACAATAGATCAGAAAGTCAACGATCTATTGAAGAAAATGACAATTGAAGAAAAAATTGGACAGTTAAATCAGTACACAGGAGATAATCAGGCAACTGGACCAATAACTATTAATCCAAACAAACAGTCCGAAATTAAACAAGGTTTAATAGGCTCAATGTTAAATGTTGTTGGAACAAAATATACCAGACAATATCAAGAATTGGCTATGCAGTC from Flavobacterium fluviale includes these protein-coding regions:
- a CDS encoding glycoside hydrolase family 30 protein, with translation MKKNSLNILCLLLTVAAIAQQPKTKKEFTTNGKKITVYTTAENSKLRLTSTDNLTFSAAKQPLETEFSVFIEPAKKFQTFMGIGGAITDASAEIFAKLSKEKQAEFLNAYYDQQKGIGYSLLRTTIQSSDFSSGSYSYIEEGDKDLKTFSIDHDKQYRIPLIKQAIQKAGGKLPTYAAPWSPNAFMKSNKNVLKGGTLLPEYYQTWANFYAKFIKAYEKEGIPIWGTSTQNEPMAVQTWESCIYTAEAERDFIKNYLGPTLKKENLGNKKIIVWDHNRDLMNYRANVIYSDPEAAKYVWGMGFHWYETWSGGAPMFDNVAKVNEAYPDKKLMFTEGCVEKFDASKYQFWGNAERYGINMINDFNNGTVAWTDWNILLDQNGGPNHVGNFCFAPIHADTTTGELIYTPSFYYIGHFSKFIRPNAVRVSTAVSRSALLSTSFLNTDGTMATVVMNQSENELTYNLIIGAAKAVVKIPPRAIQTLVY
- a CDS encoding glycoside hydrolase family 30 protein is translated as MKATTQIVLSAFILIQLSCFSSKLTAHKNNASSQKNNKIKVYTTAENTNWKLSLSNDLISNNNSTQQKTSTVSIIVNTEKTDQTFLGIGGAITDATAEVFARLSPKKQKEFLNAYYDKKNGIGYTLARTNIHSCDFSSESYTYIAEGDKDLRTFTIDHDRKYRIPLIKKAIETAGGKLTLFVSPWSPPAFMKDNNDILHGGVLLPEFAPSWALYYAKFIKAYEKEGIPIWGLTVQNEPMARQSWESCIYTPEAERDFLKNHLGPTLEKEGLGSKNVIIWDHNRGDMLEKRANLVFSDPEVSKYAWGIGFHWYETWNGGPPQFESVAKVHEAFPNKNLIFTEGCIEKFDAKKYQFWGNAERYGINMINDFNNGTAAWTDWNILLDQNGGPNHVGNFCFAPIHADTTEDELIITPMYYYIGHFSKFIRPNAKRVLETISDKSLLSTSFKNSDGQLITIVMNQSEKEIVYSLENQNIKNTITIPAHAIQTIVY
- a CDS encoding glycoside hydrolase family 30 protein codes for the protein MKLNISNTIKAFFFMTAVMAQVKCSSSNDAVENPPVNPPVVNPPVVVTNDVDFWLTKGDQSVLLAKQAGTLGFGTLPNTYTNIEVKESQKYQTVDGFGYTLTGGSVDVINQLNAARRTALMQELFGTGENSIGVSYIRISIGASDLNAEPFTYNDLATGETDLSLAKFSLEKDKNLIAMLKEILAINPKILILATPWSAPLWMKDINSFKGGKLKAEYYDVYAKYFVKYIQQMKAEGITIDAVTPQNEPLHDGNNPSMYMSAIDQTNFIKNNLGPAFKTANLKVKIIAYDHNCDNPNYPKAVLADADAFPFVDGSAFHLYAGDISALTNVYNSYPTKNVYFTEQWTSSEGQFAGDLKWHLRNVIIGSMRNYSKNALEWNVANNANFGPHTDGGCTMCKGAITITSSDSYQRNVAYYIIAHASKFVPMGSIRIESNSGGNLQNAAFITPSGSKVLIVENDGSATETFNIKFNGKWVATSLEAGSVGTYTWK
- a CDS encoding glycoside hydrolase family 16 protein produces the protein MINLVNRAGVFTLILLFVFQSCSSNNDGGGDDAPVSAAPTNLSVQVEVVGKTAENPNGDGSGKIQLTMNAANATSYKVSINNELKEVTTGSLTYEFTGSGTQTFPIIVSAYNGGKFISSSTSVTIYIARKVIWSDEFNVDGAPDSSKWGYNTGTGNGWGNNELQYYTNRSENVKIEGGVLKITAIKENYLGSQYTSTRMLTKGKFSFKYGRAEVRAKLPAGGGTWPAFWLLGDNIDTAGWPACGEIDILESVGNNPNVIHSSLHSPGRSGNTPDTKTTTAPNSTTEFHIYAAEWSAENIKFYVDDNLFYTYKNSSTTPFNQKFFIILNFAMGGNFGGAVDPNFTNATYEVDYVRVYN
- a CDS encoding endonuclease/exonuclease/phosphatase family protein: MKKINKLVFAVMLLLAVNSFYGQNLKIMTYNIRLDVASDGENAWPKRKDYFTSQIRFYSPDIFGVQEATPNQVIDIASALPNYNKFGIGREEGGLGEASSIYYKKDRFKVEQSNTFWLSETPNVVSRGWDAACNRVCTYGLFKDLKTKKTFWVFNLHLDHMGEVARVKGVELVLSKIKEINTKNYPAFLMGDFNSEPETKQIVEIKKVMDDTKDVSKEKPFGPSGTFNDFKHNEPVTLLLDYIFISKNSGLNIQKHAVLSDSKDLKYPSDHLPVLIEID
- a CDS encoding glycoside hydrolase family 30 protein, coding for MKNISKKLQILVLLPVIAMQFNCGSSKNVTANSGKVESWMTTSDETSKLKKQPDLVFSSEANSNQTIEVNPAEKFQIIEGFGFSLTGGSAQAIIKLDKPKREALLQELFSRKNDAIGLSYLRVSIGASDLNEKVFSYDDMPEGQTDLKLEKFNLGPDLEDVIPVLKEILAINPKIKIMGSPWSPPVWMKDNGSSKGGSLQPKYYQVYAEYFVKYIQAMKSHGIVIDAITPQNEPLHPGNNPSLLMLAEQQADFIGNHLGPAFAKAKIKTKIIVYDHNCNKPEYPLTILKDPKANPFVAGSAFHLYEGDISALTTVHNAFPDKDLYFTEQYTGTGTNFETDLKWSVKNVVIGSMRNWSKNALSWGLANDEFYKPFTPGGCSTCKGALMIDQNQNIKREVGYYIIGHASKFVPEGSVRIASNIVGNLHNVSFKTPLGQIVLIVENDGASAETFNIKYNQKQTSTTLNAGAVATYVW